A stretch of the Nothobranchius furzeri strain GRZ-AD chromosome 5, NfurGRZ-RIMD1, whole genome shotgun sequence genome encodes the following:
- the p3h4 gene encoding endoplasmic reticulum protein SC65, which produces MLRRSPLLFLLLCAVLVEAQYEKYSFKSFPQMDIMPLESAYSYALEQYAAQNWAESVRYLELSLRLHRLLRDSEAFCGRNCSSVSRDRDSPSSDSSLRVVRHILLRAACLKKCKADFPVFKLSYPKRDLLETFEQRTPYKYVQYAYYQLNNLEKAVAAAHTFLKKNPGDPSLSKNMNYYKTLFDVEEHLTDLEEQPYESVFLKSVMLYNNGDFSSSARNMEQAITQYYESYSLCLAGCEGSYEILEFKDFYPTLADLFTDVLKCKVKCEEQLTPNVGGFFVEKFVATMYHYLQFSYYKLNDVKNAAPCAASYMLFDSDDQVMKQNVAYYRFYREQWGLKEEDFLPRPEALSYFNQTNKQKEMLEFARNYLQTDDEDFVSPEETSIIRSEHPDAEFEGMGDYEESFLADWWQEPKTKWDSGEVAD; this is translated from the exons ATGCTCCGGAGAAGCCCGCTCCTGTTCCTCCTCCTCTGCGCCGTCCTGGTGGAGGCTCAGTATGAGAAGTACAGCTTTAAAAGTTTCCCCCAGATGGACATCATGCCTCTGGAGTCCGCCTACAGCTATGCGCTGGAGCAGTACGCGGCTCAGAACTGGGCCGAGAGCGTCCGCTACCTGGAGCTCAGCCTGCGGCTCCACCGGCTGCTGCGGGACAGCGAAGCGTTCTGCGGCCGCAACTGCAGCTCCGTTAGTCGGGACCGAGACAGCCCCTCCTCGGACAGCAGCCTGCGCGTTGTGCGCCACATCCTGCTGAGGGCTGCGTGTCTGAAAAAGTGCAAGGCGGACTTCCCGGTGTTTAAACTCTCCTACCCAAAGAGGGATTTACTGGAAACCTTTGAGCAAAGGACTCCGTACAAGTACGTCCAGTATGCGTACTACCAG CTGAACAACTTGGAGAAGGCTGTAGCAGCAGCTCACACCTTCCTGAAGAAAAACCCAGGTGATCCATCTCTGAGCAAAAACATGAACTACTACAAGACCCtgttcgatgtggaggagcatctCACCGACCTCGAGGAGCAGCCGTATGAA AGTGTTTTCCTCAAGAGTGTGATGCTCTACAACAATGGGGACTTCAGCAGCAGTGCCAGAAACATGGAGCAGGCCATCACGCAGTACTATGAGAGCTACAGCCTCTGCTTAGCAGGCTGCGAAGGCTCGTATGAAATCTTAGAGTTTAAGGACTTCTATCCAACTTTGGCAG ATCTCTTCACTGATGTGCTGAAGTGCAAAGTAAAATGTGAGGAGCAGCTCACGCCCAACGTCGGAGGTTTCTTTGTGGAGAAGTTTGTCGCCACCATGTACCACTACCTCCAGTTCTCATATTATAAAC TGAACGATGTGAAGAACGCTGCTCCCTGTGCAGCCAGCTACATGCTGTTTGATTCTGACGACCAGGTGATGAAGCAAAATGTAGCTTATTATCGTTTCTACCGGGAGCAGTGGGGCCTGAAGGAAGAAGACTTTCTGCCTCGGCCT GAGGCTCTGAGTTATTTCAACCAGACGAACAAACAGAAGGAGATGCTCGAGTTTGCACGGAATTACCTACAGACCGACGATGAG GATTTTGTGAGTCCAGAAGAAACATCCATCATTCGCTCCGAACATCCTGATGCTGAATTTGAGGGGATGGGGGACTACGAGGAGTCCTTCCTGGCTGACTGGTGGCAGGAGCCCAAAACTAAGTGGGACAGTGGTGAGGTGGCAGATTGA